A stretch of the Streptomyces venezuelae genome encodes the following:
- a CDS encoding FG-GAP-like repeat-containing protein has translation MPTRTRVTGSPSRRAPVLTVATALVATMLGAVPIAAAAGPGLAPAAAKPKPGKPAATESEQAVKASAEAKRTGKRVEIVSQRTESEEVWANPDGSFSTEQALVPIRVHRGGKLVPVDTGLAKQKDGRIATKATRTGLSFSGGGAAPLVTMRKDGRDVSLSWPKPLPKPTVEGNSATYAEVLKGVDLRVAADATGFSHQLIVKNREAAANPELASLTFGLKGNGVSVRKEANGELQAVDPSGQTLFSSAKPQMWDAGGEKTAAAQPAADPKSPAAKAPAAKAPAAKAAANSPAAAQTPAPAAPAAQADGTPVTEGIDIGSKQADLGIDLKGDKLTLTTDRQLLTAPDTTYPVVIDPKWRDDWKSAWTVAYKHNGIGGTADTNYWNGGTLSNDARVGCAKDAAKGGAVVCAKTFFQVPMGNLWGKKIHDATLRIQQKSAGSWSCKSGDIQVWDTGTISKKTTWNNQPDWSRMVDASGQSYGGRNCPGDGDTIELNVTSAVAAAAKGKWPTWTLGLKAAKDTVDVSWRKMNPDSVRISTKYNTLPTVSERTTDPYVPCAGGTIGRTDQVVLRARVKDAEDNGLTAEFHYWKADDYSGTLKKVSDKKTSGNVAMATIPAPTDGSYKWDVRVSDGTDASAWAGQCSFTVDLKGPTFKPKVSSAQFPEDNQTDNGYARTEGTFKFENGGAADVAKYQWYTSDNPTVRTAVPATKGGPAEVKYTPLAAGPHSLYVWSLDAAGNPSNKTFFQYYAKRPLERDKHGDVNGDGQTDIWSVDPGDGQLWVVPGTTGGAFGVPRKTDHGNFAGARSLTQWGSWNEGDFYEDLISLEPSADSTRQNLYVYRGAGNGELEDPETSRIELSTRYDDNDHWANADQVLAIGSINDDPLPDEASGDGKIDEADQPDLLVKTGAELWLYFGQPDGVLDRRSYDPIPLGNADWQNMDLIAPGDLNKDGLPELWARDKVSGKIHQYTSRLSTDSASKAGIDLAVYGEAAPRAESIGTGFTGAARPHLTSIGDFEKDGFADLWSRDNNGVLWEFQGRQPVGGSAFGAPRQIAVGGTPWTTCENVASAISGSHQLCGPILAKFKAKGGVTGLGKPAGNVTENPDGGKFVHLRSNGSTSNNVSIYWHPSTGAWMVEGGIRAKWFALGAEKGILGYPTSDEGKTFDEVGRFSTFSGSGGAGAIYWTPDFDAWSVHGGIYNRYVQMGGPSRLGYPTTDETNHTDGKGRYNHFRKRGQTADSASIYWTSATGAHPVYGSIRSKWIALGAEKSFLGYPKSDEYDVAAGPRTDFAGGYIRYNRTTGVALEHRPEDRTAHLRTDLSGDFNGDGRSDMATVYNYEDNTSALWVLDARGDGGFEEPTVRWTSNKGSFDYDRAKWLSGDFNGDGRTDIAAVYSYADGSNALWNFLSNADGTFTPVKGLTAAKGNFDWTKGIYVAGDYNGDGRSDIAMVYDYGDGAAGLHTWTGNANGTFNSGVASWRVPTGNWWIFHASFRSGDVNGDGRDDILALYGYTAGGVAMFTFIGQPNGGFAAPVKSWTKTKEQWEYARTKFTVGDYNGDGRADAALMYDHADGSDSLDTLLGQADGKVGAELRSWETPDGNWYAGSTGLLVSGDADGDGRGDLSIMYNYAIGSTSVFTFKGRTDGGFESTLRSWNAPPGTW, from the coding sequence TTGCCGACGCGGACCCGCGTCACCGGGTCGCCCTCCCGCAGGGCACCCGTACTCACCGTGGCGACCGCCCTGGTCGCCACCATGCTCGGCGCGGTGCCCATCGCCGCGGCGGCCGGACCGGGGCTCGCCCCGGCCGCCGCCAAGCCCAAGCCCGGCAAGCCTGCCGCCACCGAGTCCGAGCAGGCCGTCAAGGCCAGTGCCGAGGCCAAGCGCACCGGCAAGCGCGTCGAGATCGTCTCCCAGCGCACCGAGAGCGAGGAGGTCTGGGCCAACCCGGACGGCTCCTTCTCCACCGAGCAGGCGCTGGTGCCGATCCGCGTCCACCGCGGCGGCAAGCTCGTCCCCGTGGACACCGGCCTGGCCAAGCAGAAGGACGGCCGGATCGCCACCAAGGCCACCCGGACCGGACTCTCCTTCTCCGGCGGCGGTGCCGCCCCGCTGGTGACCATGCGCAAGGACGGCCGGGACGTCTCGCTGAGCTGGCCGAAGCCGCTGCCCAAGCCGACGGTGGAGGGCAACAGCGCCACCTACGCGGAGGTGCTCAAGGGCGTCGACCTGCGGGTCGCCGCGGACGCCACCGGTTTCTCGCACCAGCTGATCGTGAAGAACCGGGAGGCAGCCGCCAATCCGGAGCTTGCCTCCCTCACGTTCGGCCTCAAGGGCAACGGCGTCAGCGTCCGCAAGGAGGCCAACGGCGAGCTCCAGGCCGTCGACCCCTCCGGGCAGACCCTGTTCAGCTCCGCCAAGCCCCAGATGTGGGACGCGGGAGGGGAGAAGACGGCGGCTGCACAGCCCGCCGCGGACCCCAAGTCGCCCGCAGCCAAGGCCCCCGCAGCCAAGGCCCCGGCCGCCAAGGCCGCCGCCAACTCCCCGGCCGCCGCCCAGACGCCCGCACCGGCCGCACCCGCCGCGCAGGCCGACGGCACGCCCGTCACCGAGGGCATCGACATCGGCAGCAAGCAGGCCGACCTCGGCATCGACCTCAAGGGCGACAAGCTCACCCTCACCACGGACCGGCAGCTGCTGACGGCCCCGGACACCACGTACCCCGTCGTCATCGACCCGAAGTGGCGGGACGACTGGAAGTCCGCCTGGACGGTGGCCTACAAGCACAACGGCATCGGGGGCACCGCCGACACCAACTACTGGAACGGCGGCACCCTCAGCAACGACGCCCGCGTCGGCTGCGCCAAGGACGCCGCCAAGGGCGGCGCCGTGGTCTGCGCCAAGACCTTCTTCCAGGTCCCCATGGGCAACCTGTGGGGCAAGAAGATCCACGATGCCACCCTGCGGATCCAGCAGAAGTCGGCCGGCTCCTGGAGCTGCAAGTCGGGTGACATCCAGGTCTGGGACACCGGCACCATCAGCAAGAAGACCACCTGGAACAACCAGCCGGACTGGAGCCGGATGGTGGACGCCTCCGGCCAGTCCTACGGTGGCCGCAACTGCCCCGGTGACGGCGACACCATCGAGCTCAACGTGACCTCCGCGGTCGCCGCCGCCGCGAAGGGCAAGTGGCCGACGTGGACCCTGGGCCTGAAGGCCGCGAAGGACACCGTCGACGTCTCCTGGCGGAAGATGAACCCGGACAGCGTCCGCATCTCCACCAAGTACAACACCCTCCCGACCGTCTCCGAGCGCACGACGGACCCGTACGTGCCCTGCGCCGGCGGCACCATCGGCCGCACGGACCAGGTCGTCCTGCGCGCCCGGGTGAAGGACGCCGAGGACAACGGCCTCACCGCCGAGTTCCACTACTGGAAGGCCGACGACTACAGCGGCACGCTGAAGAAGGTCTCCGACAAGAAGACCTCGGGCAATGTCGCCATGGCGACGATCCCGGCGCCCACCGACGGGTCCTACAAGTGGGACGTCCGGGTCTCCGACGGCACCGACGCCAGCGCCTGGGCCGGCCAGTGCTCGTTCACGGTGGACCTGAAGGGCCCGACCTTCAAGCCCAAGGTCTCCTCGGCGCAGTTCCCCGAGGACAACCAGACGGACAACGGCTACGCCCGCACCGAGGGCACGTTCAAGTTCGAGAACGGCGGGGCGGCGGACGTCGCCAAGTACCAGTGGTACACCTCCGACAACCCGACCGTCCGTACGGCCGTCCCGGCCACCAAGGGCGGACCGGCCGAGGTCAAGTACACCCCGCTGGCGGCCGGCCCCCACAGCCTCTACGTGTGGAGCCTGGACGCGGCGGGCAACCCCTCGAACAAGACGTTCTTCCAGTACTACGCCAAGCGCCCGCTGGAGCGGGACAAGCACGGCGACGTCAACGGCGACGGCCAGACGGACATCTGGAGCGTCGACCCGGGTGACGGCCAGCTGTGGGTGGTCCCCGGTACGACCGGCGGCGCCTTCGGCGTGCCGCGCAAGACCGACCACGGCAACTTCGCCGGCGCCCGGTCCCTGACGCAGTGGGGCAGCTGGAACGAGGGCGACTTCTACGAGGACCTGATCTCCCTGGAGCCCTCGGCCGACTCGACCCGCCAGAACCTCTACGTCTACCGCGGCGCGGGCAACGGCGAGCTCGAGGACCCCGAGACCAGCAGGATCGAGCTGTCGACCCGCTACGACGACAACGACCACTGGGCCAACGCCGACCAGGTGCTGGCCATCGGCAGCATCAACGACGACCCGCTGCCCGATGAGGCCTCCGGCGACGGCAAGATCGACGAAGCGGACCAGCCCGATCTGCTGGTCAAGACCGGCGCGGAGCTCTGGCTCTACTTCGGCCAGCCCGACGGCGTACTGGACCGGCGTTCCTACGACCCGATCCCGCTCGGCAACGCCGACTGGCAGAACATGGATCTCATCGCGCCCGGCGACCTCAACAAGGACGGTCTGCCGGAGCTCTGGGCCCGCGACAAGGTCAGCGGCAAGATCCACCAGTACACCAGCCGCCTGTCCACCGACAGCGCCTCCAAGGCCGGCATCGACCTGGCCGTCTACGGTGAGGCGGCCCCGCGCGCCGAGTCCATCGGCACCGGCTTCACCGGTGCGGCCCGGCCCCACCTGACCAGCATCGGCGACTTCGAGAAGGACGGCTTCGCCGACCTGTGGTCCCGCGACAACAACGGCGTGCTCTGGGAGTTCCAGGGCCGTCAGCCGGTCGGCGGGTCCGCCTTCGGTGCGCCCCGCCAGATCGCGGTCGGCGGTACCCCGTGGACCACCTGCGAGAACGTGGCCTCGGCAATCTCCGGGTCGCACCAGCTCTGCGGGCCGATCCTGGCGAAGTTCAAGGCCAAGGGCGGCGTCACCGGCCTTGGCAAGCCCGCGGGCAACGTCACGGAGAACCCCGACGGCGGCAAGTTCGTCCACCTCCGTTCCAACGGCTCCACCAGCAACAACGTCTCCATCTACTGGCACCCGAGCACCGGTGCCTGGATGGTCGAGGGCGGCATCCGCGCGAAGTGGTTCGCCCTCGGCGCGGAGAAGGGCATCCTCGGCTACCCGACCTCCGACGAGGGCAAGACCTTCGACGAGGTCGGCCGGTTCAGCACCTTCAGCGGCTCCGGCGGCGCCGGCGCGATCTACTGGACGCCGGACTTCGACGCCTGGTCGGTCCACGGCGGCATCTACAACCGCTACGTCCAGATGGGCGGCCCGAGCCGCCTCGGCTACCCGACGACCGACGAGACCAACCACACCGACGGCAAGGGCCGCTACAACCACTTCCGCAAGCGCGGCCAGACCGCGGACAGCGCCTCCATCTACTGGACCTCCGCCACGGGCGCGCACCCGGTCTACGGCTCCATCCGCAGCAAGTGGATCGCGCTCGGCGCGGAGAAGAGCTTCCTCGGGTACCCGAAGTCCGACGAGTACGACGTCGCGGCCGGTCCCCGCACGGACTTCGCCGGGGGCTACATCCGCTACAACCGCACGACCGGTGTGGCGCTGGAGCACCGCCCCGAGGACCGCACCGCGCACCTGCGGACGGACCTGTCCGGCGACTTCAACGGTGACGGCCGCAGCGACATGGCGACCGTCTACAACTACGAGGACAACACCTCCGCCCTGTGGGTGCTCGACGCCCGCGGCGACGGCGGTTTCGAGGAGCCGACGGTCCGCTGGACCAGCAACAAGGGCAGCTTCGACTACGACCGCGCCAAGTGGCTCTCCGGTGACTTCAACGGCGACGGCCGCACCGACATCGCGGCGGTGTACAGCTACGCAGACGGCAGCAACGCCCTGTGGAACTTCCTGTCCAACGCCGACGGCACCTTCACCCCGGTCAAGGGTCTGACGGCGGCCAAGGGCAACTTCGACTGGACCAAGGGCATCTACGTCGCCGGTGACTACAACGGCGACGGGCGGTCCGACATCGCCATGGTCTACGACTACGGCGACGGCGCGGCCGGCCTGCACACCTGGACGGGCAACGCCAACGGCACCTTCAACTCGGGCGTCGCCAGCTGGCGGGTGCCCACCGGCAACTGGTGGATCTTCCACGCCTCGTTCCGGTCCGGTGACGTCAACGGCGACGGCCGCGACGACATCCTCGCGCTGTACGGCTACACCGCCGGCGGCGTCGCGATGTTCACCTTCATCGGCCAGCCGAACGGCGGGTTCGCCGCCCCGGTCAAGTCGTGGACCAAGACCAAGGAGCAGTGGGAGTACGCCCGCACCAAGTTCACGGTCGGCGACTACAACGGCGACGGCCGTGCCGACGCGGCACTGATGTACGACCATGCTGACGGCAGCGACTCGCTGGACACGCTGCTCGGCCAGGCCGACGGCAAGGTCGGCGCGGAGCTCCGCAGCTGGGAAACCCCCGACGGCAACTGGTACGCGGGCAGCACGGGCCTGCTGGTGTCGGGCGACGCCGACGGCGACGGCCGCGGGGACCTGTCCATCATGTACAACTACGCGATCGGCTCCACCAGCGTGTTCACCTTCAAGGGACGCACCGACGGAGGCTTCGAGAGCACCCTGCGGAGCTGGAACGCCCCGCCGGGTACCTGGTAA
- a CDS encoding FG-GAP-like repeat-containing protein, with amino-acid sequence MRPIPTRDRVAGPPSRRAPVLTLATALAATLIGALPAVAAGAPAFASAAQAANAAKAAQDDQQNMSPEAKASAKASTDAKRTGKRVEVPSLRSETDEVWANPDGSFTSEQSLVPTRVRRGGAYVPVDTGLAKQKDGRIAPKATVAGLSFSGGGNAPLVTMRKDGRDITLSWPKPLPAPTVQGNSATYAEVMKGVDLRVSADVTGFSHQLVVKNREAAANPELASVDFGLKGNGVTVRKEANGELRAVDPAGQTLFSSAKPQMWDSGADKPAAQPPAAKPAGDAKAVAEAKAAAGAKAGALAAPAAGATPAPSADRVPAVDGISLGTKQADLGVALKADKLTLTTDRNLLTAADTTFPVVIDPVWRDDWKSAWAVAYKHNAIPGSASTNYWNGGTLSNDARVGCAKDAQRGNAVVCAKTFFQVGMGGLGGKQILDATLRIQQKSAGSWSCKSGDIQVWDTDAISGSTTWNNQPAWKRMVDASGQSYGGRNCPGDGDTIELNVTSAVADAARWSWPAWTFGLKSANDTVDVSWRKMNPDSVRISTQYNTLPNAIPANERSMHPSVPCAGGEIGITDEVVLRARITDAEDNKVWAEFNYWNADDYWGTIQRPKVEITNGNVAIVRIPKGDLPGTNYVWDVRGTDGSGEGPWAGRCSFTIDREAPRWAPGVSSPQFPEDDQKNNAYARTEGTFTFTPNGVTDVAKYQWHTASDPTVRTVNVTATDKSAQIKYTPTAAGMHSLFVWSLDASGNRSSATSYVYHAKRQANRDKHGDLDGNGTVDIWSVDPGSGRLWMHPGNGDGSFEPSKKLDRGSFANAASLTHRGSWDADYYEDLVALRPAPDNSRKNLYLYRGNGDGDLEHTDAGAIEMSTQYSSDDRWGQADQVVAIGSVNDDIDPILEAGDGKIDAADNPDLLVKEGSNLWLYAGTPSGTLGLRNFRPIPLGNADWQDMTLIAPGDLNKDGLPEIWARNKTTGKIHQYTSRKTTDTTAAVALDLTVYADPAVRTTSIGTGFTGAAYPHLASNGDFENDGFVDLWSRNGDGAITEFPGRALSNGSAFGPGKPLVLGGTPWNECETVPSSADAGVKHSLCGPLLAKFKAAGGLASFGKPTGPVGVAADDGRFMHFRMNGYTYDNASIYWHRNTGAWIVMNGNREKWISLGAETGFLGYPTSDEIRNSDGVGVVSTFRGSGGDGAIYWSEQTGSWSIHGTIYKRYLAAGGPGGWLGYPTTDEVGNPDGVGRYNHFRQRGQTSDTASIYWTSTTRKALAVWGGIRNKWVSLGAEKSFLGYPKSEEYEVYGGPRTDFDGGYIRHNDTTGVSVEHKPNDRTAHLRTDLAGDFNGDGRSDMATVYDYGSDNTALYTLAGKTDGGFAAPVLAYETGKGNWRYSQSQWVVGDFNNDGRDDLAALYDYQWGENAMFTFLGQADGTFVQLGKSAHVPAGSWEPGKAKLVAGDFNGDKRDDVAFFYDHGGSTGAHTFLSKPDGSFNASFGSWRSAQGGWYWNESKQVAGDFNGDGRDDILAVYGSGNGTVTAYTLLGKADGGFAAPVASWTRTPGNWEFNKSRITSGDYNGDGRADLAILYDYTGGKAALFTLTGRPDGGINADFKSWESPVDSWWSGSYGMPVSGDSNKDGREDIAIMYNYGTGATAAFTFKARTDGGFDSPLKSWQAAPGTW; translated from the coding sequence GTGAGACCAATCCCGACGCGGGACCGCGTCGCGGGACCGCCCTCTCGGAGGGCACCCGTACTCACCCTGGCGACCGCGCTCGCCGCCACCCTGATCGGCGCCTTGCCCGCGGTTGCGGCGGGGGCACCCGCGTTCGCGTCCGCCGCGCAGGCCGCCAACGCCGCCAAGGCGGCGCAGGACGACCAGCAGAACATGTCCCCCGAGGCGAAGGCCTCGGCCAAGGCCAGTACCGACGCCAAGCGCACCGGCAAGCGCGTCGAGGTGCCCTCGCTGCGTTCGGAGACCGATGAGGTCTGGGCGAACCCGGACGGTTCGTTCACCTCCGAGCAGTCCCTGGTGCCCACCCGCGTCCGTCGCGGTGGAGCCTACGTCCCGGTGGACACCGGACTGGCCAAGCAGAAGGACGGCCGGATCGCCCCCAAGGCGACCGTCGCCGGGCTCAGCTTCTCCGGCGGTGGCAACGCCCCGCTGGTCACCATGCGCAAGGACGGCCGGGACATCACCCTGTCCTGGCCGAAGCCGCTGCCCGCCCCGACCGTCCAGGGCAACAGTGCCACGTACGCCGAGGTCATGAAGGGCGTGGACCTGCGGGTCAGCGCGGACGTGACCGGCTTCTCGCACCAGCTGGTCGTCAAGAACCGCGAGGCCGCGGCCAACCCGGAGCTGGCCTCCGTCGACTTCGGCCTCAAGGGGAACGGTGTCACCGTCCGCAAGGAGGCCAACGGCGAGCTGCGGGCCGTCGACCCCGCGGGCCAGACCCTGTTCAGCTCCGCCAAGCCCCAGATGTGGGACTCCGGCGCGGACAAGCCCGCCGCGCAGCCGCCCGCGGCGAAGCCCGCGGGCGACGCGAAGGCCGTGGCCGAGGCGAAGGCCGCGGCCGGTGCAAAGGCTGGTGCCCTCGCGGCCCCCGCCGCCGGAGCGACCCCGGCGCCGTCCGCCGACCGGGTGCCCGCCGTCGACGGCATCTCCCTCGGCACCAAGCAGGCCGACCTCGGCGTGGCGCTGAAGGCCGACAAGCTCACCCTCACCACCGACCGCAACCTGCTCACCGCCGCCGACACCACCTTCCCGGTCGTCATCGACCCGGTGTGGCGGGACGACTGGAAGTCGGCCTGGGCGGTCGCCTACAAGCACAACGCCATCCCCGGTTCCGCGAGCACCAACTACTGGAACGGCGGCACCCTCAGCAACGACGCCCGCGTCGGCTGCGCCAAGGACGCCCAGCGGGGCAACGCCGTCGTCTGTGCCAAGACCTTCTTCCAGGTCGGTATGGGCGGTCTGGGCGGCAAGCAGATCCTGGACGCCACCCTGCGCATCCAGCAGAAGTCGGCCGGCTCCTGGAGCTGCAAGTCCGGTGACATCCAGGTCTGGGACACCGACGCCATCAGCGGCTCCACCACCTGGAACAACCAGCCCGCCTGGAAGCGGATGGTGGATGCCTCCGGTCAGTCCTACGGTGGCCGCAACTGTCCCGGTGACGGCGACACCATCGAGCTGAACGTGACCTCCGCGGTCGCCGACGCAGCCCGCTGGAGCTGGCCCGCCTGGACCTTCGGTCTGAAGTCCGCCAACGACACGGTCGACGTCTCCTGGCGGAAGATGAACCCGGACAGCGTGCGCATCTCCACGCAGTACAACACTCTGCCCAACGCCATCCCCGCGAACGAGCGCTCGATGCACCCGTCCGTCCCCTGTGCGGGCGGCGAGATCGGCATCACCGACGAGGTGGTGCTGCGCGCCCGCATCACCGACGCCGAGGACAACAAGGTCTGGGCCGAGTTCAACTACTGGAACGCGGACGACTACTGGGGCACGATCCAGCGGCCCAAGGTCGAGATCACCAACGGCAACGTCGCCATCGTGAGGATCCCGAAGGGGGATCTTCCCGGAACCAACTACGTGTGGGACGTGCGCGGTACCGACGGTAGCGGTGAGGGCCCCTGGGCCGGCCGCTGCTCGTTCACCATCGACCGGGAAGCGCCCCGCTGGGCGCCGGGCGTGAGTTCGCCACAGTTCCCCGAGGACGACCAGAAGAACAACGCCTACGCACGCACCGAGGGTACGTTCACCTTCACCCCCAACGGGGTCACCGACGTCGCCAAGTACCAGTGGCACACGGCGTCCGACCCGACCGTCCGTACGGTGAACGTGACCGCCACGGACAAGTCGGCGCAGATCAAGTACACCCCGACCGCGGCGGGCATGCACAGCCTCTTCGTCTGGAGCCTCGACGCCTCCGGCAACCGGTCCAGCGCCACCTCGTACGTCTACCACGCCAAGCGCCAGGCCAACCGGGACAAGCACGGTGACCTCGACGGCAACGGCACGGTCGACATCTGGAGCGTCGACCCCGGTTCCGGCCGGCTGTGGATGCACCCGGGCAACGGAGACGGCTCGTTCGAGCCGTCCAAGAAGCTCGACCGGGGTTCCTTCGCCAACGCGGCCTCGCTGACCCACCGGGGCAGCTGGGACGCGGACTACTACGAGGACCTGGTCGCCCTGCGGCCGGCGCCGGACAACAGCCGCAAGAACCTGTACCTCTACCGCGGCAACGGTGACGGCGACCTGGAGCACACCGACGCCGGCGCCATCGAGATGTCGACCCAGTACTCCTCGGACGACCGCTGGGGCCAGGCCGATCAGGTCGTGGCCATCGGCAGCGTCAACGACGACATCGATCCCATCCTGGAAGCCGGCGACGGCAAGATCGATGCCGCCGACAACCCCGACCTGCTGGTCAAGGAGGGCTCCAACCTCTGGCTCTACGCCGGCACCCCGTCGGGCACGCTCGGCCTGCGCAACTTCCGGCCGATCCCGCTCGGCAACGCCGACTGGCAGGACATGACCCTGATCGCCCCCGGCGACCTCAACAAGGACGGTCTGCCGGAGATCTGGGCCCGCAACAAGACCACGGGCAAGATCCACCAGTACACCAGCCGCAAGACCACGGACACGACGGCGGCAGTGGCCCTGGACCTGACCGTGTACGCGGACCCGGCGGTCCGGACCACCTCCATCGGCACCGGCTTCACCGGCGCCGCCTACCCGCACCTGGCCAGCAACGGGGACTTCGAGAACGACGGCTTCGTCGACCTGTGGTCGCGCAACGGGGACGGTGCGATCACCGAGTTCCCCGGTCGCGCCCTGAGCAACGGTTCCGCCTTCGGTCCCGGCAAGCCGCTCGTCCTCGGCGGTACGCCCTGGAACGAGTGCGAGACCGTCCCGTCGTCCGCCGACGCAGGCGTCAAGCACTCCCTGTGCGGTCCGCTGCTGGCCAAGTTCAAGGCCGCCGGTGGTCTCGCGAGCTTCGGCAAGCCGACGGGCCCCGTCGGTGTGGCCGCCGACGACGGCCGGTTCATGCACTTCCGCATGAACGGCTACACCTACGACAACGCCTCGATCTACTGGCACCGCAACACCGGTGCCTGGATCGTGATGAACGGCAACCGGGAGAAGTGGATCAGCCTCGGGGCGGAGACCGGCTTCCTCGGCTACCCGACCTCGGACGAGATCCGCAACTCCGACGGCGTCGGCGTGGTGTCCACGTTCAGGGGATCGGGCGGCGACGGCGCCATCTACTGGTCGGAGCAGACCGGCTCCTGGTCGATCCACGGCACGATCTACAAGAGGTACCTGGCGGCGGGCGGCCCCGGCGGCTGGCTCGGCTACCCGACCACCGACGAGGTCGGCAACCCCGACGGTGTGGGCCGCTACAACCACTTCCGCCAGCGGGGCCAGACGTCCGACACCGCCTCCATCTACTGGACCTCGACCACCCGCAAGGCCTTGGCGGTCTGGGGCGGGATCCGCAACAAGTGGGTTTCGCTCGGCGCCGAGAAGAGCTTCCTCGGCTACCCGAAGTCGGAGGAGTACGAGGTCTACGGCGGCCCCCGCACGGACTTCGACGGCGGCTACATCCGGCACAACGACACCACCGGTGTGAGCGTCGAGCACAAGCCGAACGACCGCACCGCCCACCTGCGCACCGACCTGGCGGGTGACTTCAACGGCGACGGCCGGTCCGACATGGCCACCGTCTACGACTACGGCAGTGACAACACGGCGCTCTACACCCTGGCCGGCAAGACGGACGGCGGATTCGCCGCGCCCGTGCTCGCCTACGAAACCGGCAAGGGCAACTGGCGCTACAGCCAGTCGCAGTGGGTCGTCGGTGACTTCAACAACGACGGCCGTGACGACCTGGCCGCGCTGTACGACTACCAATGGGGCGAGAACGCCATGTTCACGTTCCTGGGCCAGGCCGACGGGACCTTCGTCCAGCTGGGCAAGAGCGCGCACGTTCCGGCCGGCAGCTGGGAGCCGGGCAAGGCCAAGCTCGTCGCCGGTGACTTCAACGGCGACAAGCGCGACGACGTGGCGTTCTTCTACGACCACGGCGGCTCGACCGGCGCCCACACCTTCCTGTCGAAGCCGGACGGCTCGTTCAACGCCTCCTTCGGCAGCTGGCGCTCCGCGCAGGGCGGCTGGTACTGGAACGAGTCCAAGCAGGTCGCCGGTGACTTCAACGGCGACGGCCGGGACGACATCCTCGCCGTCTACGGCTCCGGCAACGGCACCGTGACCGCGTACACCCTGCTCGGCAAGGCCGACGGCGGCTTCGCCGCCCCGGTGGCCTCGTGGACCCGTACCCCGGGCAACTGGGAGTTCAACAAGAGCCGGATCACCTCGGGCGACTACAACGGCGACGGCCGTGCCGATCTGGCCATCCTGTACGACTACACCGGCGGCAAGGCTGCGCTGTTCACGCTGACCGGCCGGCCCGACGGCGGGATCAACGCGGACTTCAAGAGCTGGGAGAGCCCCGTGGACTCCTGGTGGTCCGGGTCGTACGGCATGCCGGTGTCCGGCGACAGCAACAAGGACGGCCGCGAGGACATCGCGATCATGTACAACTACGGCACCGGAGCCACCGCGGCGTTCACCTTCAAGGCCCGCACCGACGGCGGCTTCGACAGCCCCCTGAAGAGCTGGCAGGCGGCACCGGGTACCTGGTGA